One Lutzomyia longipalpis isolate SR_M1_2022 chromosome 4, ASM2433408v1 DNA segment encodes these proteins:
- the LOC129794420 gene encoding myosin-2 heavy chain-like: MKDIDYFYEKDLDYKNIDYFYDSLPSRLQGPFKKANSARICTGNVLQGYRGPDYMCNNGSGDSSAIGSSHGVQEISYWWGARKDINYIPLIGSAIYIGVRLAQSDLRETNWNSLYFDSRTGECLSHSKDEAADKLNDKGQELFDEGKYSEAAVYFDNAYQFCSSGYSNEKTFKQNRENANNELEAIKLKEQGDVFFNQGRYVDAKSKYQKAFVKSSAAYLIYDESIDKAQAELDAEFLNNQGNQLFNQGRYREAVAKYQEAYNKSNIHYNIYRNNRNNAQAEVDADDLKVQGDVLFNEGRYSEAKDKYQEARRKSDRARKRYKENVEQAQVEVDAERLSNQGDNLFNQGRYAEARAKYQEAYDKSDAAYEQYQENINKAQAEFDAQFLNNQGNQLFNQGRYREAVAKYQEAYDKSNIHYGVYQSNRNNAQAEIDAKNFKEQGDVLLNQGRYSEAKGKYQEAHNKSNIARENYKEFVQQAQAEVDAERLSNQGDDFFNQGRYREAVAKYQEACNKTRVYKNKYQTKLNKAQNEVEAQTLSNQGDIFVNQKRYREAIQQYQAAHNKSSLNKDSYQEKIKAARLQLDIADAENLNNQGNQLFNQGRYREAVVKFQEAYNKSNIHHEVYKSNRNKAQAEVDAKNFKEQGDVLLNQGRYSEAKGKYQEAHNKSNIARESYKEFVEQAQVEVDAERLSNQGDDFFNQGRYREAVAKYQEACNKTRVNKNKYQAKLNKAQIEVEAETLSNQGDIFDRSDEARRTFQQVLDKSKEFLKFLPKNHKLKHYETVALLKIEGNQLCNQGLALQQSGLQLLEEAQKLGQQGQYQQADI, translated from the exons ATGAAAGACATTGATTATTTCTACGAAAAAGATTTGGATTACAAGAATATTGACTATTTCTACGATTCATTACCATCTCGTCTACAGGGACCATTCAAGAAGGCCAATAGTGCAAGAATATGCACAGGAAATGTCCTGCAAGGATACAGAGGGCCAGATTATATGTGCAACAACGGGAGCGGTGATAGTAGTGCAATAGGATCATCTCACGGTGTACAGGAGATAAGCTACTGGTGGGGTGCAAGGAAAGATATAAACTACATACCTTTAATTGGATCAGCTATATACATAGGTGTGAGACTTGCCCAAAGTGATCTTCGTGAGACAAATTGGAATTCGTTGTACTTTGATAGCAGAACTGGTGAATGCTTGAGTCACTCAAAGGATGAAGCTGCTGATAAGTTGAATGACAAAGGACAAGAATTATTTGATGAGGGAAAATACAGTGAAGCTGCTGTGTATTTTGACAACGCCTACCAATTTTGTTCTAGCGGATATTCAAATGAGAAAACGTTCAAACAAAACCGCGAAAATGCTAACAATGAACTGGaggcaattaaattaaaggaacAAGGTGATGTTTTCTTCAATCAAGGCAGATACGTTGATGCTAAAAGTAAATATCAAAAAGCCTTCGTCAAATCTAGTGCTGCGTATCTCATATATGATGAAAGTATTGATAAAGCACAAGCAGAATTAGATGCAGAGTTCCTAAATAATCAAGgaaatcaattatttaatcaagGAAGATACAGAGAAGCAGTTGCTAAATATCAAGAAGCCTACAACAAGTCCAACATTCACTACAATATATATAGAAATAATCGGAATAATGCTCAAGCGGAAGTGGATGCAGATGATCTAAAAGTACAGGGTGATGTGCTGTTCAATGAAGGTAGATACAGTGAAGCTAAAGACAAATATCAAGAAGCTCGCAGAAAGTCTGACAGAGCGAGAAAGAGGTACAAAGAGAATGTAGAACAAGCTCAAGTTGAAGTTGATGCAGAACGCCTAAGCAATCAGGGAGACAACCTCTTTAATCAAGGCAGATACGCTGAAGCAAGAGCTAAGTATCAAGAAGCTTACGATAAGTCTGATGCTGCGTATGAGCAGTACCAAGAAAACATTAACAAAGCACAAGCAGAATTTGATGCACAGTTCCTAAATAATCAAGGAAATCAACTATTTAATCAAGGAAGATACAGAGAAGCAGTTGCTAAATATCAAGAAGCCTACGATAAATCCAACATTCACTACGGAGTGTATCAAAGTAATAGAAACAATGCTCAAGCGGAAATAGATGcgaaaaattttaaggaacaAGGCGACGTTCTCTTAAATCAGGGTAGATACAGTGAAGCCAAAGGAAAGTACCAGGAAGCTCACAACAAGTCCAATATTGCCCGTGAAAACTACAAGGAGTTTGTACAACAAGCTCAAGCTGAAGTTGATGCAGAACGCCTAAGCAATCAAGGAGACGACTTCTTTAATCAAGGAAGATACAGAGAAGCCGTTGCTAAATATCAAGAAGCCTGCAACAAAACAAGAGTTTATAAGAACAAGTACCAAACTAAGTTGAATAAGGCACAAAATGAAGTCGAAGCACAGACCTTAAGCAATCAGGgagatatttttgtgaatcaGAAGAGATACAGAGAAGCAATTCAACAATACCAAGCAGCTCACAACAAATCCTCACTTAATAAGGATTCctatcaagaaaaaataaaagcagcTCGACTGCAGTTGGATATAGCGGATgctgaaaatttgaataatcaaggaaatcaattatttaatcaagGAAGATACAGAGAAGCAGTTGTTAAGTTTCAAGAAGCCTACAACAAGTCCAACATTCACCACGAAGTGTATAAAAGTAATAGAAATAAGGCTCAAGCGGAAGTAGATgcgaaaaactttaaagaacaAGGCGACGTTCTCTTAAATCAGGGTAGATACAGTGAAGCCAAAGGAAAATACCAGGAAGCTCACAACAAGTCCAATATTGCCCGTGAAAGCTACAAAGAATTTGTAGAACAAGCTCAAGTTGAAGTTGATGCAGAACGCCTAAGCAATCAAGGAGACGACTTCTTTAATCAAGGAAGATACAGAGAAGCCGTTGCTAAATATCAAGAAGCCTGCAACAAAACAAGAGTTAATAAGAACAAGTATCAAGCTAAGTTAAATAAAGCACAAATTGAAGTCGAAGCAGAGACGTTAAGCAATCAGGgagatattttt GATCGATCTGATGAGGCACGTCGTACATTTCAACAAGTTCTGGATAAGTCTAAGGAGTTCTTGAAGTTCCTCCCTAAGAACCACAAACTGAAGCACTACGAAACGGTTGCACTGCTCAAAATCGAAGGAAATCAACTCTGCAATCAAGGTCTGGCATTGCAGCAAAGTGGTCTTCAACTACTGGAGGAAGCACAGAAGCTGGGTCAGCAGGGACAGTACCAACAAGCag ACATTTAg
- the LOC129795704 gene encoding BAG family molecular chaperone regulator 2 isoform X1, protein MDIDGQIPDVIPLPYLPLSSSSNTQLIPRIDESTNFGGGNLMDRFIKLVDELDNHVEKLRKDAITLQEKRDYLSMSMDLLKNNDLLSNLQEYEREEINCYMQRVHSRLATVELNVKTVRNSAQEECLHQVNVFIDSLISSPDAVISRQRCQMFLNACDGAPEAASGSTRDPCELTVDKKFESSLLGCTLDDQKTIKKRLHALITYLNKQTISD, encoded by the exons ATGGATATTGATGGGCAGATACCCGATGTCATTCCACTGCCATACCTACCGCTGTCTTCCTCATCGAATACGCAGCTAATCCCTCGAATTGATGAGAGTACCAACTTCGGTGGGGGAAATCTCATGGACAG ATTTATCAAACTAGTGGATGAGTTGGACAATCATGTGGAGAAATTGCGAAAAGATGCCATTACATTGCAAGAGAAGAGAGACTACCTGTCCATGTCGATGGACCTGCTGAAGAATAATGATCTCCTATCGAATCTTCAGGAAT ATGAACGAGAAGAGATTAATTGCTACATGCAGAGGGTACACTCACGTCTTGCCACGGTTGAGCTAAATGTGAAAACCGTACGGAATTCAGCGCAAGAGGAATGCCTGCATCAGGTGAATGTCTTCATTGATTCCCTGATCTCAAGTCCGGATGCTGTAATATCACGACAACGGTGCCAAATGTTCCTCAATGCATGCGATGGTGCACCCGAGGCTGCTTCTGGCTCCACTAGGGACCCGTGTGAATTGACTGTGGACAAGAAGTTTGAGAGCTCCCTCCTTGGATGCACCCTTGATGATCAGAAGACCATTAAGAAGCGCCTGCATGCACTCATCACGTACCTCAATAAGCAAACAATTTCggattaa
- the LOC129795704 gene encoding BAG family molecular chaperone regulator 2 isoform X2: MDNWGSRKRFKADLPEIIISDSHERFIKLVDELDNHVEKLRKDAITLQEKRDYLSMSMDLLKNNDLLSNLQEYEREEINCYMQRVHSRLATVELNVKTVRNSAQEECLHQVNVFIDSLISSPDAVISRQRCQMFLNACDGAPEAASGSTRDPCELTVDKKFESSLLGCTLDDQKTIKKRLHALITYLNKQTISD; this comes from the exons ATGGACAATTGGGGCTCCAGGAAGCGCTTTAAAGCTGATTTACCTGAAATCATCATCTCAGATTCCCATGAGAG ATTTATCAAACTAGTGGATGAGTTGGACAATCATGTGGAGAAATTGCGAAAAGATGCCATTACATTGCAAGAGAAGAGAGACTACCTGTCCATGTCGATGGACCTGCTGAAGAATAATGATCTCCTATCGAATCTTCAGGAAT ATGAACGAGAAGAGATTAATTGCTACATGCAGAGGGTACACTCACGTCTTGCCACGGTTGAGCTAAATGTGAAAACCGTACGGAATTCAGCGCAAGAGGAATGCCTGCATCAGGTGAATGTCTTCATTGATTCCCTGATCTCAAGTCCGGATGCTGTAATATCACGACAACGGTGCCAAATGTTCCTCAATGCATGCGATGGTGCACCCGAGGCTGCTTCTGGCTCCACTAGGGACCCGTGTGAATTGACTGTGGACAAGAAGTTTGAGAGCTCCCTCCTTGGATGCACCCTTGATGATCAGAAGACCATTAAGAAGCGCCTGCATGCACTCATCACGTACCTCAATAAGCAAACAATTTCggattaa